One genomic region from Osmerus mordax isolate fOsmMor3 chromosome 4, fOsmMor3.pri, whole genome shotgun sequence encodes:
- the tnni1c gene encoding troponin I, skeletal, slow c, producing the protein MPMAPKAEAKPKSKISASRKLSLKILLLTRAMEELEAETMARDEEKVRYLGEKLPPLQVSGIPLEDLQKLCKQLHAKIDVVDEERYDYEAKVVKNNKDIHELKLKVLDLGGKFKKPALRKVRVSADEMMRALLGSKHKGSMDLRANLKSVKKEDIKQEKEMNLEVNDWRKNVEAMSGMEGRKKMFDAAGGQ; encoded by the exons CCCAAGTCCAAGATATCAGCTTCCCGCAAGCTGTCACTCAAG ATCCTCCTGTTGACCCGTGCAATGGAGGAACTCGAGGCAGAGACGATGGCGAGGGATGAAGAAAAGGTTCGCTACCTGGGAGAGAAACTTCCGCCTCTGCAGGTGTCTGGCATTCCCCTGGAAGACCTGCAA AAACTGTGTAAGCAGCTTCATGCAAAGATCGACGTGGTGGATGAGGAGCGCTACGACTATGAGGCCAAAGTTGTCAAGAACAACAAAGAT ATCCATGAGTTGAAGCTGAAAGTGCTGGACCTGGGTGGGAAGTTTAAGAAGCCTGCTCTGAGGAAGGTGAGAGTGTCTGCAGATGAGATGATGAGAGCTTTGCTGGGCTCCAAACACAAGGGCTCCATGGACCTCAGAGCTAACCTCAAGTCTGTGAAGAAGGAGGACATCAAACAAGAAAAG GAGATGAACTTGGAGGTGAATGACTGGCGTAAAAATGTGGAGGCCATGTCTGGCATGGAGGGCAGGAAGAAGATGTTCGATGCTGCTGGTGGCCAATAG